One stretch of Punica granatum isolate Tunisia-2019 chromosome 5, ASM765513v2, whole genome shotgun sequence DNA includes these proteins:
- the LOC116206630 gene encoding alpha-farnesene synthase-like isoform X2, with the protein MMLVEDVKQMLIEAVSLKANLELMDNIMKFGLATLFEKEIKETLEIVAMMEPNDEKSHGDSTIEEHDLYTIALRFRLLRQHGYEVSEDVFRSFKDKNGGFVRAKFGDTKGVRELLEAAHFGLGDGTIMEKAKIFSMESLKKICNNSVNNCGGIIEEVPNDNQVVHHALELPLHWRVEWFDARWQIRFHEKEKSGDVNCSMVKLAKIHFNAVQATHQKDLKELSRWWRDLRLVENLSFTRDRLVECFLCAVGLAHEPKHSSFRKALTKVIIFVLVIDDVYDLYGSLEELQCFTAAVDRWNLGEMQHLPECMKLCFQALDDVTNEIAYEIGAEKGWMQVLPHLRKVWGDFCKSLLVEAKWFSLGYTPSLEEYLENAWVSSSGPLILTHSIFFHAHEDLDGAKDLLEMNKDLVYNSSLIIRLCNDLGTSEAESNRGDAPSSILCYMQEENVSEEEALMHVRGLIVEAWKNINGRSILAQHSPSLQSLIRLCSNAARVAHMLYQSGDGFGVQDGDIRQQILSSLIEPFAMG; encoded by the exons ATGATGCTTGTTGAGGACGTAAAGCAAATGCTCATAGAAGCTGTGAGCTTAAAGGCCAATCTAGAGCTAATGGATAACATAATGAAGTTCGGCTTAGCAACATTATTCGAGAAGGAAATCAAGGAAACCCTTGAAATAGTGGCCATGATGGAGCCGAACGATGAGAAAAGTCACGGTGATAGTACGATTGAAGAGCATGATCTCTACACCATTGCATTGCGCTTCAGGCTCCTCCGGCAGCATGGTTATGAAGTTTCagaag ATGTATTTAGGAGCTTTAAGGACAAAAATGGTGGTTTTGTAAGAGCCAAGTTTGGAGATACCAAAGGGGTGAGAGAGCTATTGGAGGCAGCACATTTTGGACTAGGAGACGGAACCATAATGGAGAAAGCCAAAATTTTCTCTATGGAATCGCTTAAGAAGATCTGCAATAATTCCGTTAATAATTGTGGTGGTATTATTGAAGAAGTCCCCAATGATAATCAAGTGGTCCATCATGCACTGGAGTTGCCATTGCACTGGCGGGTTGAGTGGTTCGATGCAAGATGGCAGATCCGATTTCACGAGAAGGAAAAATCTGGGGACGTGAACTGCAGTATGGTCAAGCTGGCTAAGATCCACTTCAATGCGGTTCAAGCTACCCACCAGAAGGATCTCAAGGAACTCTCCAG ATGGTGGAGGGATTTAAGGCTCGTAGAAAACTTGAGTTTCACCAGGGATCGGCTGGTTGAGTGCTTCCTCTGTGCTGTAGGGCTTGCGCATGAGCCGAAACACAGCTCCTTCCGAAAAGCTCTCACGAAAGTCATCATCTTCGTTCTTGTGATAGATGACGTGTATGATCTTTATGGTTCCTTGGAGGAATTACAATGCTTCACTGCCGCTGTCGATAG ATGGAATTTGGGGGAAATGCAACACCTGCCCGAGTGCATGAAGTTATGCTTCCAAGCCCTTGATGACGTTACAAATGAAATTGCTTATGAAATTGGCGCAGAAAAGGGATGGATGCAAGTCTTACCACATCTAAGAAAAGTG TGGGGAGATTTCTGCAAATCATTACTCGTGGAAGCAAAGTGGTTCAGCTTGGGTTACACTCCATCACTGGAAGAGTATTTAGAGAATGCATGGGTTAGCTCTTCGGGTCCTCTGATTCTGACCCATTCCATATTCTTTCATGCCCATGAAGATTTAGACGGGGCAAAGGACTTACTCGAGATGAACAAAGATCTCGTGTACAACTCATCCCTCATAATTCGACTTTGCAACGATTTAGGAACCTCAGAG GCTGAAAGCAACAGAGGAGACGCGCCATCGTCAATCCTATGCTACATGCAAGAGGAGAATGTTTCGGAGGAGGAAGCTTTGATGCACGTGAGAGGGTTGATAGTCGAAGCATGGAAGAACATCAATGGAAGATCCATTCTCGCGCAGCATTCTCCATCTCTCCAGTCACTTATCCGTCTCTGCTCCAACGCGGCGCGTGTTGCCCACATGCTGTACCAGTCTGGCGACGGATTTGGTGTCCAAGACGGTGACATTCGGCAGCAGATCCTGTCATCCCTAATTGAACCGTTTGCAATGGGCTGA
- the LOC116206630 gene encoding alpha-farnesene synthase-like isoform X1 — MESFEMNNSAIDKDSSHLRRSANYKPNIWKYDFLQSLHNKHESEGNATRAMMLVEDVKQMLIEAVSLKANLELMDNIMKFGLATLFEKEIKETLEIVAMMEPNDEKSHGDSTIEEHDLYTIALRFRLLRQHGYEVSEDVFRSFKDKNGGFVRAKFGDTKGVRELLEAAHFGLGDGTIMEKAKIFSMESLKKICNNSVNNCGGIIEEVPNDNQVVHHALELPLHWRVEWFDARWQIRFHEKEKSGDVNCSMVKLAKIHFNAVQATHQKDLKELSRWWRDLRLVENLSFTRDRLVECFLCAVGLAHEPKHSSFRKALTKVIIFVLVIDDVYDLYGSLEELQCFTAAVDRWNLGEMQHLPECMKLCFQALDDVTNEIAYEIGAEKGWMQVLPHLRKVWGDFCKSLLVEAKWFSLGYTPSLEEYLENAWVSSSGPLILTHSIFFHAHEDLDGAKDLLEMNKDLVYNSSLIIRLCNDLGTSEAESNRGDAPSSILCYMQEENVSEEEALMHVRGLIVEAWKNINGRSILAQHSPSLQSLIRLCSNAARVAHMLYQSGDGFGVQDGDIRQQILSSLIEPFAMG, encoded by the exons ATGGAGTCATTCGAGATGAACAACTCGGCAATCGATAAGGATTCCTCGCACCTGAGGCGATCAGCCAACTATAAACCAAACATATGGAAGTATGATTTTCTTCAGTCTCTCCACAACAAGCATGAG AGTGAAGGAAACGCTACTCGAGCGATGATGCTTGTTGAGGACGTAAAGCAAATGCTCATAGAAGCTGTGAGCTTAAAGGCCAATCTAGAGCTAATGGATAACATAATGAAGTTCGGCTTAGCAACATTATTCGAGAAGGAAATCAAGGAAACCCTTGAAATAGTGGCCATGATGGAGCCGAACGATGAGAAAAGTCACGGTGATAGTACGATTGAAGAGCATGATCTCTACACCATTGCATTGCGCTTCAGGCTCCTCCGGCAGCATGGTTATGAAGTTTCagaag ATGTATTTAGGAGCTTTAAGGACAAAAATGGTGGTTTTGTAAGAGCCAAGTTTGGAGATACCAAAGGGGTGAGAGAGCTATTGGAGGCAGCACATTTTGGACTAGGAGACGGAACCATAATGGAGAAAGCCAAAATTTTCTCTATGGAATCGCTTAAGAAGATCTGCAATAATTCCGTTAATAATTGTGGTGGTATTATTGAAGAAGTCCCCAATGATAATCAAGTGGTCCATCATGCACTGGAGTTGCCATTGCACTGGCGGGTTGAGTGGTTCGATGCAAGATGGCAGATCCGATTTCACGAGAAGGAAAAATCTGGGGACGTGAACTGCAGTATGGTCAAGCTGGCTAAGATCCACTTCAATGCGGTTCAAGCTACCCACCAGAAGGATCTCAAGGAACTCTCCAG ATGGTGGAGGGATTTAAGGCTCGTAGAAAACTTGAGTTTCACCAGGGATCGGCTGGTTGAGTGCTTCCTCTGTGCTGTAGGGCTTGCGCATGAGCCGAAACACAGCTCCTTCCGAAAAGCTCTCACGAAAGTCATCATCTTCGTTCTTGTGATAGATGACGTGTATGATCTTTATGGTTCCTTGGAGGAATTACAATGCTTCACTGCCGCTGTCGATAG ATGGAATTTGGGGGAAATGCAACACCTGCCCGAGTGCATGAAGTTATGCTTCCAAGCCCTTGATGACGTTACAAATGAAATTGCTTATGAAATTGGCGCAGAAAAGGGATGGATGCAAGTCTTACCACATCTAAGAAAAGTG TGGGGAGATTTCTGCAAATCATTACTCGTGGAAGCAAAGTGGTTCAGCTTGGGTTACACTCCATCACTGGAAGAGTATTTAGAGAATGCATGGGTTAGCTCTTCGGGTCCTCTGATTCTGACCCATTCCATATTCTTTCATGCCCATGAAGATTTAGACGGGGCAAAGGACTTACTCGAGATGAACAAAGATCTCGTGTACAACTCATCCCTCATAATTCGACTTTGCAACGATTTAGGAACCTCAGAG GCTGAAAGCAACAGAGGAGACGCGCCATCGTCAATCCTATGCTACATGCAAGAGGAGAATGTTTCGGAGGAGGAAGCTTTGATGCACGTGAGAGGGTTGATAGTCGAAGCATGGAAGAACATCAATGGAAGATCCATTCTCGCGCAGCATTCTCCATCTCTCCAGTCACTTATCCGTCTCTGCTCCAACGCGGCGCGTGTTGCCCACATGCTGTACCAGTCTGGCGACGGATTTGGTGTCCAAGACGGTGACATTCGGCAGCAGATCCTGTCATCCCTAATTGAACCGTTTGCAATGGGCTGA
- the LOC116206630 gene encoding alpha-farnesene synthase-like isoform X3, with product MESFEMNNSAIDKDSSHLRRSANYKPNIWKYDFLQSLHNKHESEGNATRAMMLVEDVKQMLIEAVSLKANLELMDNIMKFGLATLFEKEIKETLEIVAMMEPNDEKSHGDSTIEEHDLYTIALRFRLLRQHGYEVSEDVFRSFKDKNGGFVRAKFGDTKGVRELLEAAHFGLGDGTIMEKAKIFSMESLKKICNNSVNNCGGIIEEVPNDNQVVHHALELPLHWRVEWFDARWQIRFHEKEKSGDVNCSMVKLAKIHFNAVQATHQKDLKELSRWNLGEMQHLPECMKLCFQALDDVTNEIAYEIGAEKGWMQVLPHLRKVWGDFCKSLLVEAKWFSLGYTPSLEEYLENAWVSSSGPLILTHSIFFHAHEDLDGAKDLLEMNKDLVYNSSLIIRLCNDLGTSEAESNRGDAPSSILCYMQEENVSEEEALMHVRGLIVEAWKNINGRSILAQHSPSLQSLIRLCSNAARVAHMLYQSGDGFGVQDGDIRQQILSSLIEPFAMG from the exons ATGGAGTCATTCGAGATGAACAACTCGGCAATCGATAAGGATTCCTCGCACCTGAGGCGATCAGCCAACTATAAACCAAACATATGGAAGTATGATTTTCTTCAGTCTCTCCACAACAAGCATGAG AGTGAAGGAAACGCTACTCGAGCGATGATGCTTGTTGAGGACGTAAAGCAAATGCTCATAGAAGCTGTGAGCTTAAAGGCCAATCTAGAGCTAATGGATAACATAATGAAGTTCGGCTTAGCAACATTATTCGAGAAGGAAATCAAGGAAACCCTTGAAATAGTGGCCATGATGGAGCCGAACGATGAGAAAAGTCACGGTGATAGTACGATTGAAGAGCATGATCTCTACACCATTGCATTGCGCTTCAGGCTCCTCCGGCAGCATGGTTATGAAGTTTCagaag ATGTATTTAGGAGCTTTAAGGACAAAAATGGTGGTTTTGTAAGAGCCAAGTTTGGAGATACCAAAGGGGTGAGAGAGCTATTGGAGGCAGCACATTTTGGACTAGGAGACGGAACCATAATGGAGAAAGCCAAAATTTTCTCTATGGAATCGCTTAAGAAGATCTGCAATAATTCCGTTAATAATTGTGGTGGTATTATTGAAGAAGTCCCCAATGATAATCAAGTGGTCCATCATGCACTGGAGTTGCCATTGCACTGGCGGGTTGAGTGGTTCGATGCAAGATGGCAGATCCGATTTCACGAGAAGGAAAAATCTGGGGACGTGAACTGCAGTATGGTCAAGCTGGCTAAGATCCACTTCAATGCGGTTCAAGCTACCCACCAGAAGGATCTCAAGGAACTCTCCAG ATGGAATTTGGGGGAAATGCAACACCTGCCCGAGTGCATGAAGTTATGCTTCCAAGCCCTTGATGACGTTACAAATGAAATTGCTTATGAAATTGGCGCAGAAAAGGGATGGATGCAAGTCTTACCACATCTAAGAAAAGTG TGGGGAGATTTCTGCAAATCATTACTCGTGGAAGCAAAGTGGTTCAGCTTGGGTTACACTCCATCACTGGAAGAGTATTTAGAGAATGCATGGGTTAGCTCTTCGGGTCCTCTGATTCTGACCCATTCCATATTCTTTCATGCCCATGAAGATTTAGACGGGGCAAAGGACTTACTCGAGATGAACAAAGATCTCGTGTACAACTCATCCCTCATAATTCGACTTTGCAACGATTTAGGAACCTCAGAG GCTGAAAGCAACAGAGGAGACGCGCCATCGTCAATCCTATGCTACATGCAAGAGGAGAATGTTTCGGAGGAGGAAGCTTTGATGCACGTGAGAGGGTTGATAGTCGAAGCATGGAAGAACATCAATGGAAGATCCATTCTCGCGCAGCATTCTCCATCTCTCCAGTCACTTATCCGTCTCTGCTCCAACGCGGCGCGTGTTGCCCACATGCTGTACCAGTCTGGCGACGGATTTGGTGTCCAAGACGGTGACATTCGGCAGCAGATCCTGTCATCCCTAATTGAACCGTTTGCAATGGGCTGA
- the LOC116208810 gene encoding anthocyanidin reductase ((2S)-flavan-3-ol-forming) isoform X1 — MASGDNGAGNRKACVVGGTGFVASLLVKLLLEKGYSVNTTVRDPENQKKVAHLAELQSLGDLKIFRADLTDEDSFDAPIAGCEFVFHVATPVNFASQDPENDMIKPAIQGVVNVLKACAKAKTVKRVVLTSSAAAVSINTLQGTGLEMDEKNWTDIEFLTSEKPPTWGYPASKTLAEKAAWKFAEENNLDLITVVPTLMAGRSLTLDVPSSVCLAMSLLTGNEFLINGLKGMQMLSGSISITHVEDVCRAHIFVAEKESASGRYICCATNTSVPELAKFLSKRYPQYKVPADRFGEFPAKPKLVLSSKKLTKEGFSFKYSIEDIYDQSVEYFKEKGLLLD; from the exons aTGGCGTCGGGGGACAATGGTGCCGGGAACAGGAAGGCCTGCGTGGTCGGGGGGACTGGGTTCGTGGCGTCGCTGCTCGTCAAGCTGCTGCTCGAGAAGGGCTACTCCGTAAACACCACCGTGAGAGACCCAG AGAACCAGAAGAAAGTGGCTCACCTTGCCGAATTACAGAGCCTCGGCGACTTGAAAATTTTCCGGGCAGATCTAACCGACGAGGACAGCTTTGATGCTCCTATTGCGGGCTGTGAATTCGTCTTCCATGTCGCGACCCCAGTCAACTTCGCTTCACAAGATCCAGAg AATGACATGATCAAGCCTGCAATCCAAGGAGTCGTGAATGTCCTAAAGGCCTGCGCGAAGGCGAAGACTGTCAAACGAGTGGTTTTAACGTCGTCAGCAGCAGCTGTGTCGATCAATACGCTTCAGGGGACAGGTTTAGAGATGGATGAGAAGAACTGGACCGATATCGAGTTCTTGACTTCCGAGAAGCCCCCAACTTGG GGGTATCCAGCTTCCAAGACACTCGCTGAGAAGGCGGCTTGGAAGTTCGCGGAGGAGAACAACCTCGATCTCATCACTGTTGTCCCAACTCTCATGGCAGGTCGATCCCTCACTCTCGACGTCCCCAGCAGCGTCTGCCTTGCCATGTCTCTGCTTACAG GGAATGAATTCCTGATAAACGGTCTGAAGGGAATGCAGATGCTGTCAGGATCGATCTCAATAACACACGTTGAGGATGTCTGTCGGGCACACATCTTTGTGGCTGAGAAAGAATCTGCTTCAGGTCGGTACATCTGCTGTGCTACCAACACCAGTGTTCCCGAGCTTGCGAAGTTCCTCAGCAAAAGATACCCACAGTACAAAGTCCCGGCAGA CAGGTTTGGAGAATTCCCCGCAAAGCCCAAGCTTGTATTATCGTCGAAGAAGCTAACCAAAGAAGGATTCAGCTTCAAGTACAGTATAGAGGACATCTACGATCAGTCTGTGGAATACTTTAAGGAGAAAGGGCTGCTTCTCGACTGA
- the LOC116208810 gene encoding anthocyanidin reductase ((2S)-flavan-3-ol-forming) isoform X2, which translates to MASGDNGAGNRKACVVGGTGFVASLLVKLLLEKGYSVNTTVRDPENQKKVAHLAELQSLGDLKIFRADLTDEDSFDAPIAGCEFVFHVATPVNFASQDPENDMIKPAIQGVVNVLKACAKAKTVKRVVLTSSAAAVSINTLQGTGLEMDEKNWTDIEFLTSEKPPTWGYPASKTLAEKAAWKFAEENNLDLITVVPTLMAGRSLTLDVPSSVCLAMSLLTGNEFLINGLKGMQMLSGSISITHVEDVCRAHIFVAEKESASGRYICCATNTSVPELAKFLSKRYPQYKVPAEFGEFPAKPKLVLSSKKLTKEGFSFKYSIEDIYDQSVEYFKEKGLLLD; encoded by the exons aTGGCGTCGGGGGACAATGGTGCCGGGAACAGGAAGGCCTGCGTGGTCGGGGGGACTGGGTTCGTGGCGTCGCTGCTCGTCAAGCTGCTGCTCGAGAAGGGCTACTCCGTAAACACCACCGTGAGAGACCCAG AGAACCAGAAGAAAGTGGCTCACCTTGCCGAATTACAGAGCCTCGGCGACTTGAAAATTTTCCGGGCAGATCTAACCGACGAGGACAGCTTTGATGCTCCTATTGCGGGCTGTGAATTCGTCTTCCATGTCGCGACCCCAGTCAACTTCGCTTCACAAGATCCAGAg AATGACATGATCAAGCCTGCAATCCAAGGAGTCGTGAATGTCCTAAAGGCCTGCGCGAAGGCGAAGACTGTCAAACGAGTGGTTTTAACGTCGTCAGCAGCAGCTGTGTCGATCAATACGCTTCAGGGGACAGGTTTAGAGATGGATGAGAAGAACTGGACCGATATCGAGTTCTTGACTTCCGAGAAGCCCCCAACTTGG GGGTATCCAGCTTCCAAGACACTCGCTGAGAAGGCGGCTTGGAAGTTCGCGGAGGAGAACAACCTCGATCTCATCACTGTTGTCCCAACTCTCATGGCAGGTCGATCCCTCACTCTCGACGTCCCCAGCAGCGTCTGCCTTGCCATGTCTCTGCTTACAG GGAATGAATTCCTGATAAACGGTCTGAAGGGAATGCAGATGCTGTCAGGATCGATCTCAATAACACACGTTGAGGATGTCTGTCGGGCACACATCTTTGTGGCTGAGAAAGAATCTGCTTCAGGTCGGTACATCTGCTGTGCTACCAACACCAGTGTTCCCGAGCTTGCGAAGTTCCTCAGCAAAAGATACCCACAGTACAAAGTCCCGGCAGA GTTTGGAGAATTCCCCGCAAAGCCCAAGCTTGTATTATCGTCGAAGAAGCTAACCAAAGAAGGATTCAGCTTCAAGTACAGTATAGAGGACATCTACGATCAGTCTGTGGAATACTTTAAGGAGAAAGGGCTGCTTCTCGACTGA
- the LOC116206972 gene encoding uncharacterized protein LOC116206972, with protein sequence MRAAIWFALRRSFHCSTDPAEVSGPAKHQRTTKSKARLRSCGCSRSISTLRDVVQGSSRRHSGRPQSCSPRSIASSEFMNTITHEVVFKDSKCEIKILSINNGGGKVRTGSLGSGSGFVGSLTPGTPGPRGLHIVPGSGYDHPRKQTVGTPTRKGRRGASRKTKERPGVRSESVVGNSLVLTCQKCGEEFKKLDAVESHHLSQHAVTALIEGDSSRKIVEIICQASWLKSDTRTGHIDRVLKVHNMQRTPARFEEYREMVKIRASKLSKKHPRCLADGNELLRFYGTVLACSLGSKSSGLCGSENCGVCRILRRGFPSKKELNDSIGIFTASTSGRAIESICLRKEDQSLRKALVVCRVIAGRVHRPLENFQEAAINPSGFDSVAGKVGCFSNIEELYVLNPKALLPCFVVICKP encoded by the exons atgcGTGCGGCAATTTGGTTTGCTCTGAGGAGATCATTCCACTGCAGTACCGACCCGGCGGAGGTCTCGGGCCCAGCGAAGCATCAGAGGACTACCAAGTCGAAGGCCCGTTTGAGAAGTTGCGGCTGCTCGAGGTCGATATCGACCCTGAGGGATGTCGTTCAGGGCAGCAGCAGGAGGCACTCGGGGAGGCCACAAAGCTGTAGCCCGAGATCGATTGCTAGCAGCGAGTTCATGAACACGATCACACACGAAGTCGTCTTCAAAGACTCCAAGTGCGAGATCAAGATCCTCAGCATCAACAACGGCGGAGGGAAAGTGAGGACTGGGAGTCTGGGTTCTGGTTCTGGCTTTGTGGGCTCTCTCACGCCAGGGACTCCCGGGCCAAGAGGCCTGCATATAGTCCCAGGATCGGGTTATGATCATCCTCGAAAGCAGACTGTTGGTACTCCAACAAGGAAGGGCAGGAGGGGCGCTTCCCGGAAGACAAAGGAACGCCCTGGAGTCAGGTCGGAGTCCGTTGTTGGGAACTCTTTGGTGCTTACGTGCCAGAAATGCGGTGAGGAGTTCAAGAAGTTGGATGCTGTTGAATCCCATCATCTTTCACAGCATGCTG TCACTGCACTAATTGAAGGAGACTCGTCGAGGAAGATAGTGGAGATAATCTGCCAAGCCAGCTGGTTAAAATCCGACACTCGGACTGGCCACATTGATCGAGTACTGAAGGTCCATAATATGCAGAGGACCCCAGCCCGATTCGAAGAGTACCGTGAAATGGTCAAGATAAGAGCCAGCAAGCTCTCCAAGAAACATCCTCGATGTCTCGCCGATGGGAATGAGCTTCTGAGGTTCTACGGAACGGTCCTCGCTTGTTCACTGGGGTCCAAATCCTCGGGCCTGTGCGGGTCCGAGAACTGTGGGGTCTGTCGTATCCTGAGGCgcgggtttccctccaagaAGGAGCTGAATGACTCCATAGGAATATTCACAGCCTCGACAAGCGGAAGGGCCATCGAATCGATTTGTCTCAGAAAGGAAGACCAGTCTCTGAGGAAGGCCCTGGTGGTTTGCAGGGTGATCGCCGGGAGAGTCCATAGGCCTCTCGAGAACTTCCAGGAAGCTGCCATTAATCCATCAGGGTTCGATTCTGTGGCCGGCAAAGTCGGCTGTTTTTCAAACATCGAAGAGTTGTATGTGTTGAATCCAAAGGCGCTTCTGCCTTGTTTCGTGGTAATATGCAAGCCGTAA